The genomic window CACCTTCGCCGGGACGGTACGGGACGTCGCCAACATGACGCGCCACATCCTGCGCCGCAAGCTGCCCCTGCCGGAACGGTTCGACGGAGCCACCGTCGTCCCGATCGGATTCAGCATGGGGGCCTTCTCGGCTCTGCGGGCCGCGGCCGCCCTGCCGGAGCTGCGCGACGTGGGGCTCATCGGGGTCTGGAACATCGGGCTGGACGTGGAGAAGAGCCGAGCCGACGCCGCGCTCAAGGAACGGCTCGACAGGCTGCTGGCCGGTGCGGGGTGCCTGGAGGGAACGACCCGGGCCGCGCTTTGGAACGAACTCCTCTGGAGGCCGGAGGAGTTCGATCTGCGTCACGACGCGCTGTCCTGCGGGGGCAAGCGCATCCTGTTGCTGGGGGCCGCGGAGGACGAAGCCGTCCCCGTGGAGACGCACCAGCGGCCCCTGGCGGACCTTCTGAGGAGGGCGGGGGCGGAGGTCTGCGAGCGCATCGTCCCGGGGGACCATGCCTTCTCCGCACAGCGTTGGGAGATGACCAGGGGCGTGCTGGGGTGGCTGGAGGGCCTTGGCTACTGAGGGAATCTCGTTGCACTACCCCGGCGCTGCCGCGCCGGGGACATCCGTTGGAAGGGGTTGTTGGGTTATGGAGACCTGGATCAAGGCGGACGACATCTGGTCGCTCTGGGCCATCATCGTCGGTTGGGCGGCGGTGAGCATCTATCTGGAGCAGCGGTATCGGTGGGCCGCGAAGGTCAGCGGGGCGATCATCGCGCTTCTGGGTGCGCTGGTCCTGGCGAACCTGGGGGTGATCCCCACGGACAGCCCCGTGTACGACACCATCTGGGGCTACGTGGTCCTGCTGGCGGTGCCGATCATGCTCTTCAAGGCCAACCTGCGGAAGATCTGGCTGGAGAGCGGGAGGACCTTCCTCGCCTTCCACATCGCCGCAATCGGAACGGTCGTCGGCAGCATCCTGGGGCTGCTCTTCTTCGGGCGCTGGATGCCGGAGGCCCTGCAGGTCGCCGCCATGATCACGGGCAGCTACATCGGCGGCACGGTCAACTTCGTCGCCATGTCCACCCAGTTCCAGGCGTCGCAGAACGTCATCAACGCCTCCATCGTGGCGGACAACCTGAACATGGCGCTCTACTTCTTCGTGCTCCTGGCGATCCCCAGCCTTCTGTTCTTCCGCAGGCACTACGAGCACCCCTACGAGAAGGCCGCCAACGAGGGGCTGAGGGAGGGGGAAAACCGCGCCGCAAGTTACTGGGGCCGCAAGGAGATCGCCCTGCTGGACATCGCCAAGGTCGTGGCCGCGGGGTTCATCCTGGTGGCGGTCTCCGTCAAGCTGGCGGGCTGGATGGGCGCGCACCCGTCCCTGCCGGCCGCCCTGCGGGGCATCCTCGGCAGCAAATACTTCGTCGTCACGACGCTGACCGTGGTGGCCGTCACGCTGTGCCCCAGGTTCTTCGAGGAGGCGAGGGGCTCTCAGGAGATCGGAACCTTCCTGATCTACATCTTCCTGGTGGTGATCGGCACGCCGGCCTCGGTGCGGGCCATCTTCCTCCAGAGCCCGATCATCCTGCTCTTCTGCGCGTTCGTGGTGCTCGTGAACATGGTCGTTACGCTGCTGGTCGGCAAGCTCTTCGGATTCAACCTGGAGGAGCTGCTGGTCTCCTCCAACGCCACGATCGGCGGCCCGACGACCGCCGCGGCCATGGCGATCAGCAAGGGATGGGACGACCTGGTGCTTCCCGCCATGCTGGTGGGGGTCTGGGGGTACGTCATCGGAAACTGGATCGCCATCACCCTGGGACAGGCCGTATTTCCCGCTCTCCTGGGCTGAGGGAACGGACTTGCAAAGCGATCGGGGCGCC from Fretibacterium sp. OH1220_COT-178 includes these protein-coding regions:
- a CDS encoding DUF819 family protein, which encodes METWIKADDIWSLWAIIVGWAAVSIYLEQRYRWAAKVSGAIIALLGALVLANLGVIPTDSPVYDTIWGYVVLLAVPIMLFKANLRKIWLESGRTFLAFHIAAIGTVVGSILGLLFFGRWMPEALQVAAMITGSYIGGTVNFVAMSTQFQASQNVINASIVADNLNMALYFFVLLAIPSLLFFRRHYEHPYEKAANEGLREGENRAASYWGRKEIALLDIAKVVAAGFILVAVSVKLAGWMGAHPSLPAALRGILGSKYFVVTTLTVVAVTLCPRFFEEARGSQEIGTFLIYIFLVVIGTPASVRAIFLQSPIILLFCAFVVLVNMVVTLLVGKLFGFNLEELLVSSNATIGGPTTAAAMAISKGWDDLVLPAMLVGVWGYVIGNWIAITLGQAVFPALLG
- a CDS encoding alpha/beta hydrolase family protein, which translates into the protein MRAREPGRDLPVRDRENPPGIAGFSCPSEDGVLFGSVYYAEGAANPTILLCHGFPGLDKNCDLAHELRRAGFNVVVFSYRGAWGSRGAFTFAGTVRDVANMTRHILRRKLPLPERFDGATVVPIGFSMGAFSALRAAAALPELRDVGLIGVWNIGLDVEKSRADAALKERLDRLLAGAGCLEGTTRAALWNELLWRPEEFDLRHDALSCGGKRILLLGAAEDEAVPVETHQRPLADLLRRAGAEVCERIVPGDHAFSAQRWEMTRGVLGWLEGLGY